From Neodiprion pinetum isolate iyNeoPine1 chromosome 7, iyNeoPine1.2, whole genome shotgun sequence, a single genomic window includes:
- the mgr gene encoding prefoldin subunit 3, whose amino-acid sequence MEEGTNNPETKLGGEKKSYAGIPEADFVEDVDAFMAKPDNEGSVDKVLKKLDEQHSKYKFMECNLSNKRRRLRTQIPELERSLEMIEKLQAEKNSSQDLETQFLLSEQVFARALVPPTNKVCLWLGANVMLEYMLDDAQELLVKNIEAAKRNLSYLEHDLDFLRDQFTTTEVNMARVYNWDVKRRQAMKST is encoded by the exons ATGGAGGAAGGTACTAATAATCCAGAGACCAAGCtaggaggtgaaaaaaaatcatacgcCGGAATACCGGAGGCAGACTTCGTG GAAGATGTAGACGCATTTATGGCGAAACCAGATAACGAAGGATCGGTGGACAAGGTGTTGAAGAAGCTGGACGAGCAGCACAGTAAATACAAATTCATGGAGTGTAATTTATCGAACAAACGTCGGAGGCTAAGAACGCAAATACCGGAGTTGGAGCGGTCACTTGAAATGATTGAGAAGCTTCAGGCGGAGAAGAACAGCAGCCAGGATCTAGAGACCCAGTTTTTACTGTCAGAGCAGGTCTTTGCCAGGGCCCTGGTACCGCCGACCAATAAAGTCTGCCTCTGGCTGGGAGCCAACGTGATGCTGGAATACATGCTGGATGACGCCCAAGAGCTGCTAGTCAAAAACATTGAGGCTGCTAAGAGAAATCTTAGCTATCTAGAGCACGATTTGGACTTTTTGCGCGACCAGTTTACAACGACGGAAGTCAACATGGCTAGGGTTTATAATTGGGATGTTAAACGTAGACAGGCTATGAAGTCGacgtga
- the LOC124222718 gene encoding transmembrane protein 267 → MFFLRAETVVRILLTILIGGASRIGDVLLYRLSSLELRAVSDNLTHAIVGGLSWSLIVALSGKSIVRNAFGIALCFVISSLIDLDHFLLAKSWRLRDARNLGGQRPILHCSSIPLLLLLISAISYKVFHHSASGYYLWVIITGFLSHHIRDATRRGMWFLFVGSTSPLPYHLYLFMAMALPYSLHWLMPQDFIQEDHRLQPSVLHV, encoded by the exons ATGTTCTTTCTGCGGGCTGAAACCGTCGTTCGCATTCTCCTGACCATCCTGATAGGAGGAGCGTCGCGGATCGGTGACGTTCTACTTTACCGGCTAAGCAGTCTCGAGCTACGCGCGGTATCCGATAACCTGACACATGCTATCGTCGGCGGCCTGAGCTGGTCCCTTATCGTCGCACTCTCGGGTAAATCGATAGTTCGCAACGCGTTCGGCATAGCGTTGTGCTTCGTAATATCATCGCTCATAGATTTGGATCATTTTTTGTTAGCCAAAAGTTGGAGATTGCGC GACGCTCGGAACTTGGGAGGGCAGAGGCCGATCTTACATTGCTCATCGATACCTTTGCTGCTCTTGCTGATTAGCGCGATAAGCTACAAGGTGTTCCACCATTCGGCGTCCGGCTATTACTTATGGGTAATTATAACCGGTTTCCTCAGTCACCACATCCGCGATGCCACCAGAAGAGGGATGTGGTTTCTCTTCGTCGGATCAACGTCGCCTCTGCCCTACCATCTCTACCTCTTCATGGCCATGGCTTTGCCCTACTCTCTGCATTGGCTAATGCCCCAAGATTTCATCCAAGAGGATCACCGCCTGCAGCCTTCGGTCCTTCACGTTTGA
- the LOC124222721 gene encoding c-Myc-binding protein: MSNYKQEFNKPIDSKREEFRKYLERAGVMDALTKVLVSLYEETEKPDDALEYVRKNLGGITDAVLETETLRKELEEARMTITSLKEKLVKYESDEGAE, translated from the exons ATGTCTAACTACAAACAAGAATTCAACAAG CCAATCGATTCAAAGCGAGAGGAGTTCAGAAAATATTTGGAACGTGCCGGAGTTATGGATGCTTTGACAAAGGTGCTGGTTTCGTTGTACGAGGAGACCGAAAAGCCTGATGACGCTTTAGA ATACGTCCGGAAAAATTTGGGCGGCATAACGGACGCAGTATTAGAAACCGAGACACTGAGGAAAGAGTTGGAAGAGGCAAGGATGACGATCACTAGTTTGAAAGAGAAATTAGTCAAGTATGAGTCTGACGAAGGAGCGGAGTAA